Below is a window of Prionailurus viverrinus isolate Anna chromosome A1, UM_Priviv_1.0, whole genome shotgun sequence DNA.
actgcacccaccccacccccacccggctttctctcctcctctcctcggtccccctctctcctttctggaGAGCTAGGAGGTTGCATGGGAGATCGTAACAACAAGTGGGTGGAAAGACATACGTTATTATAGGTCGCGCATGTCATATTCTATGGGTAACactatatgtaatacatatagtTCCGATGAGGTGTAAATTGAGTGTGCTAAGTTGGCATGAAAGTACAGGTCACTGCAACTGTATCTTAATAGAGTGTCTCGAATCACTGTGGACCCTCTGCCAGCGACTCCCCTGGCCCAGCCCATTGCCATAGCAATCCTGACGTTTGGTGTGGGTGTACCATAAAAGCAGTAGTTTGAATTTCAAAGAACATGCCTTTGAACTTCTCCCTGCCTGATTAGGCACTTGTGCCCGCGTGTGAATGTGTGTGCCCCGGACTGTTTGGGCGTGGACgtggcagggggggtggggtgaaTTTCTGTGAGTTTTTTATCACATAGGGAAAGTGTGCTGGCAACCCCAGGGCGGTTTGTCTGTGGGTCTCCTTAGCCATCCCTCCAGCCCTGGAATGGTGGGTTCCCCTGGCCATGTGTCTATTTTGGTAGATGATGGGGAGTGTGATCTGACAGGCTGAAAGTATTAGTTAAGTGTCTGGATTCAGCTTTCCTTTCCTCTAACTTAGATGATCACTTGAGAAACCAGATTATCTCCCCCTCCAAAGCCCCAGTCCTTTTTTCCAACCAAAGTGGGATAAAAAATACTTCTGGTGGGACCATCTCTCATTCCATTTCATAGAGaaagagatgatagatagatagatagatagataagatggTAGGTAGGTAGGTGTGAATGGGAGGTAGGTAGGTAGAATGAACTACTATGGTCTCAAAAAACTTCCACAAAATGCAAGATGTAAATGACAAGAGGGCGATACTAGCATGTCTACAGAGAGTTGGGCCTCGCTTTCAAGGACTTTGGGCCTCCTCCTTTCCTGTCCCCAGTGCTGTCCCTCTTGTGTGGCCATCTCCAACTCCTTAAAAGAATAGAATTCTCACCCTCGAGCTATTTCTCAGTGCTTTAGATTTTTGGAGCATTCTCTTTAGCAAAGAAAAtcctgaatgggaaaagatatacataaaatacaaataaccatGTGTTTGAAGATTCTCCTAGCCTGGAAAACAAAGGTAgatgatttaaaatgtttgcGAGGGCCACAAGGGCCACATTTTGCCTAGGAGAGATGAAGTCTTTGATGATAGCCAACTTAGTGTCAATAAGTGGCTTTCTTTGAGACATATTCAGATGGGAACGTCTTGCTTGCCAATTGCCATAGAAATCTTAACACACCATGAAGATTGTCCAAGCGCCAAGCCTTCCGTTCTGGACTAAATTACTTTGAAGTGGCGCAGGACGAGCAGTGGTCAATTTTAACTCTATAGACTGGACAGAGCTCTGGGAGCGGAGATTGTGCgttttaaagcagaaaataagaagGGGAAACTTGTTTTATACACTCTATACAAGGTTCTGCTCATTGTCAgatatcttttatcttttatatttcccATGAATGATTCATGTCTTGGTGGCTTTGTGTCCTCCCTTTCACCAGAAACTTCATTAGAGAGCTATAAGTTTTCCCATTGATTGGGGCCCTTCGCTGAGTGTTTTTCTCCTTCGTGTGCTGGTTATTGTCATCTGACTTGAAACAAGTCTTTGCTTCGTGTTTCACCTTTAGTACATTTAACAAACCTGACTTTTCAAAACCACTGTAAGCTTATGGAGAACTGCTTATTGACGTTACTACcaagaataagaataataataaaactatttgCCTTTTATCAGTTTTGTATCAGCTAacataaaaacaagcaaatgttCAGCCCTGTTCAAATGGATGGCCAATCACATTAGTTTAAGCCATTTGAACATTTTGTTGCCATGATTCTAATTTCTAACAACCTGCCTTAAAATGCTGAGCTAGGTTACATAGATCAGCTCAACTTGTAAATAAACCACAAACTGGATGCTAcccgtcccctcccccctcaccccccattaCCTGATGTGAGCAGTTTTTAATGTCCTATTCATTCAGCGTGTAGTTAACTCAGTACCCATCTCAGACCCTGATTTTACCCTTCTTTGTGCCTGGAtgcctctcactgcccctccaccTTTTCCTCATACTTTTTACCCTTTTACTTTAGAGGGTAGGCACCAAAGAAATGCTAAAACTCACTTTTCAGATTTTCACTGATTAGGATCTCTAAGGACATTATTAACAAATGAGTGCAGTAACCCCTAAGATTTATGTTAGTGTTACATGCAACTTACAGGGCTTAGTCTtcataaatattgtattttctaGATTAGATGGTAAGTTAAACCAagctgtaaaaatattttattgctaggGAGAGGCTAAGAAATAAAGAGCTCAAGAAGACCCAATGTTCACCAGTCAGCAACCTGTTCTATTTGTAAAAGAATGGCAGAAATATGCCATTAGGCAAAACATGAGCAATACATAGGAAGAAtacctttattaaattttttacttcataatcattcttgctttctttctattGGAGGTacacattttaagtttttattttaggtgtATCAGGAACCAATAAATCTGTGGCAGAGTAAACCTATGCAtggcaaaatacataaaatacatattcctttgtttcagaataaataaacctgTAGCATAATAAAGAATAGTGCAAACTACCATTGAAAAAGTTGTATAAATAAAACAACTCATTATAAATCAGGAATATTTTGTTGTAATAAGTTTACGATACATAAATTATCCCCCCGAAGTTCATACCTTATTTTGTCTATTTGAAAGAGCTTTGAAAGTGAATAATACGAAaatcaaataaacttttaaaatgtagaattattttatattcaagttttatggtctttttctttataaaggaGGGTCTGCATGTTTCATATTCACTGTAACAATCTGAAGACAACATTGAAAGGCTTTCAAAGTGACAGCACCATGCACTGTACTAGTAATAGAATATATCTATAAACTATATATAATCTCGTCAACACAATGCAAAAAAAACATGCAGGAAGAGTCCTGGTTTTCACATTACGTTGTTCATTCAAGtaagcttaaaaatatattcccccattttctttcctttttttttttttttaaataaaccgtGGATCATAAACGACAATCTTTCAccaaaatgtataatataattcTTTGGTGTGCTTTGAACTCTTCCAGGAAAACAAAGGATGatgtctgaaaataaattaattcaactGTACAAATAATAGTGTTCACATACAAGTTATTAACAATGACAAGACTACATCAACCACTCACAGCACACAAAACAAATTTCTACAAaccctggggagggggtgtcttCAGGGTCTCTGAGGATAAATTAGTGCTCTTTAGTATATTTGTATGATGTTTATGATGGACTATATTTTGCACAAGATGTGTTGCATGAAGTGAAAATAAATTGACTAAGAGTTATTGTCCTAGGTCCTTGACCTTTTTTATCCTAGCTTGACAGCTCTGGCAAAGGTCACACATTCATCAGTGTTTGGTGGTAACtagaaaccttttaaaaattttaatatgtatagccactccctcccctcttttcATGTAAATCATACACTTCGCACACTGTCGTTTTCAAATGGGATAGACTTCAGTGTGCTTAGTGCTCAGGTGggaaaaaatgcatgaaaatgcAGTTGCGGGcattgaaaaataaagactttttaaaaggctGATACAACAGTATAAAAGAGGGGTTGGCCTGTCTTAAAAACAACAGCTTTCCCAAAAAAGTAGGCATGTTGCCAACATCACACCTCCTTAGACTTGCCTGTTAATTTTGGCATCCCAAAAAACTTCTCTAAAACTTATCTTTTTATGACACAAGGAGTTTGGACACAGTAAAAAGGCAGCATCTGcgatttcagattaaaaaaaaaaccgtagagaaaaaagaaagcacttgaatttcttctattttataaaatatcacagCTTCACAGTTGACTGTTGCAGCAGCGTGTTCTTGTCCCCACTTTTGCGGGAACAATCACAGTAGCACAATACGCGGAGACGTAATAAGGTTGctgcatcttttttctttttaaatcctacAAGCAGGGTACTGAAGAGATAATCCCGTATAAAAATACTGTGTTAAGATGAGAGCAGTAATAAAAGAGTGGAAAGTTAAAATCACAACTATTAGAACTCAAAggatttttttacaaatatttttggacACAGGTACAGTCTAAGATCTGTTGGCAATGCAGCAAGTGTGTGGTTTACAATCAAGAGGCCTTTTCAGAAATAGGGCCCAAGGAGGAGGCAAAGAGGCTCCAGAGAAGCCCTCGTTATGGTGTTAAAGGCAATCTCGAGGCACTCCAGGAAATGCAGAGGGCCTTGGTGCTGTGTTGATTTCGGACTTAATGCTTTTTCTTGCTCATttccaaatatacatatattgagtCAGCAGTGTGTATCTCCATTAACCCTTGGTACATTTTGCTCCTAGCCCTGTTCCCCTGTAACCTACAAGTCCAGCTTggttggggtttgtttgtttgtttgtttgtttgcttgttttctaagggaaaaaaaaaaaaagcccaaatatcttaattaaattaattaaatgtacaAACACCATAGGGTTTCATACTGAATAAATAGGGCTAATTAGACCCGGTGGCAAGTCTGAGTCAAGGGTTTGTCTCAGGCTCGGCATTGTCTCAGGTTAGGATATGGTCCAAGGACTCCCacttattacttattattattactagtaAATTCTAATGTATCGTCCGCGGGACTTCAGAGTTCCCATACATCTCTTCGTCTTCAGACTCGGAAGTGGTTCCGTTGCTGGAAGGTGTGTGAAGGTGGCTGGGGGCTCCACTGGCCTGGCAAACATACCACTCATTGAGGTTGGTCACCTGAGGAGACAGAGTGCTAGAACGACTCCTGGTTGGGTCCAGCACAGGGGACAAGGGGGCACCCACTGGAGTCCCCACTGAGGAGTAACCAAGGGCTCCTGGAGAAGGTGGTGGGGACTTGCAGTGAATCTTCATGTGCTTCCTCAGAGAGCTGGGGTGAGTGTAGGACTTGTCACAGCCTCGGATCTTGCAGTAGTAAGGCTTGTCGCTCGTGTGGACATGGGAATGTTTCTTCCGATCGCTGCTGTTGGCAAATTTCCTGTCACAGCCATCAAATTCACATTTGAAAGGCTTTTCCCCTGCAACAAAACAGAGGGCAGGTCAACAATTGCTTTTCAGAGACCCCTCAcctgagagagagaaatcttggAACAGAAATGAGGATGCATTTTCCCATTCTCTCGAAGACCAACCCCAGCCTGGTTTCTATTCCTAATTCCTACGTTCCAGAAGGCAACAGGGAAGGGACACTGGGCCTGTGAGTGGCTAGATGTCAGTCCCTGCAGTACCAGAGGGTTCAGGGAGACGATGGCTAGAGCATGATCCAGGATGTAACACCAAAATCCAACAAGGACCCAGATACCCGTGTCCTCACTGCCCTCAAGGTCTGTACCTGCAAGGATACAAGCAGATCCCCTGTCAATATAAATGCTAATAAAATGATTCTCCCAAAGCCACAGCTTGGGGGAAggatataaaaaaaagagaaaagtaagcaCATTACACTAAATTAAAAGTGAAGTGGGGGAGGTGCCATGCAATTATAATAACGGCATTTTGTTTCAGAGCGTCCCCAGGATTCCACCGATGGGAAAGGAAATAAGGCAAAACCCCGTTCTCTTTAGAAACAAAGGCACCTGTGAAACACACAGTCCCATCACTAGATTTCATATAAGCCTGGATGGGCAGAGGCGAGGCTGTTGGCCTCTTCTTTCTCCCAGCTTTCCTCACAACTTGCAGGGCAATTAGGAACCTTTGGAACAGAACCTCGGAAACGTGAATAAAGACCACAAGCTGCAACCAGAACTTAGCTTGTACCTGATGCCCCACGGAAACGTATTCTGACAGCCTTCTACCCCACTTAGTAGTCAGAAAAGGGACTGTTTACCACAGTCGTTGGCCCATCGTCCCTTTCTTTAAGCTGCTCTAACCACCCCAGGAACACAATGCCTTTAAACACAAGGCCCCTAGTTCAGGGAGTGGACATGTTAATAACACAACTAGAAATTCAGCCACAACACCTCggtattaaaaagcaaaaaaggaagaCAGCAGGTAGCAGTAGGAATTTTCCTTCTCACCTAAGTATCTATGAACTTGATGTATTTGAGTCATAATTGAACCAGTTATCTCATACATACTATTGTTTAATAATATCTCCCtcatatttaaatgatttttaaaaattaagttgagTTTCTCTACTGAATTTCAGCACCTACTCTGGTGGCTCACTAGGTATGGCTTCTTCCTTGGTTTTGGATATGTTTCTCAAAAAGCAACTATTTAAGACAGTTTAGTGTACATAAATTTTTGTGGTGAATTTTCATATACaactatttcagtgtattttttttttctttttctttttaatctcaccAATGACAAAGGCTTGGATGCCAGAGTGTGTTAACACATCTGAAAGTATTCAGATGCCTGGACTATAACTTCCCCTACCTCTAAATactgtttaaaaatgaaattaagtattATTCAAATACACTTCCTACACTGATCTATAGAGGGGAAACACAACATAacgcaacaacaaaaaagttaatCACTTTTCACAAAAATATCAGTTATCTATCCTGATCTGAGTTTTACTTTTAAGTTGGAGATAATTCTAATTTAatatagcattatttaaaaatttataatggGCCTTCCTTCCGTAGGGAGGCTTGAGTGGTTTTATTCACCCTATGCAAATGTGCAGTGTCGTTTGGAGTTGTTCCTGTCCTCGCTAAGGATCCCGGATTGTGAAGAATACAGTAGCTCTAAGCACTGCTGGTCCCACCACTAACCACGATGAAGAGAAACAATTACGCCCAGAGAAGGGAGAtatggaatggggtggggggtgggggagtagaAAAGTAGGGATTAAGGTAATATTAAGGACGAAAATcgaaggaaaaaataagtaaaggtgAAAGAATTGCTTGTTTTATTCAGGGGGCCTAGGCGGGGAACAGTGAGCAAATTCCAGCTAACTGGAAAGGGTGAGAAACCCCAGTGTTTACATTTCAGATTCCGACAGAGGAGTCTATCAGAATCTAACTACTTGCAGAATCTGAGAGAGTAAAGGAGGCTACGTGAGCTGCTCTCTGTTCTACCAGTTCCCTCTCCCAGAGAACTCGAGTCTGGCCCAAAGGAAGGTTATAAACcgaatgggggtggggatgggaggaacGTGGGTCAGGAAATGGGCCTTCGGGAGTGGCCGGGGGATTATTCCCTTTGATCAATCTGTTCCGGGATTCCGAATAACCCCCAAAAGGGAGAGCGCCTTGGTAGGGAGGGGGTTCCGGAATGGTCCCTGACCGCACCCAATCTCGACTGCTAAGCGGCCTAAGGACCGCCAAAACCCCCTGGGCATCGGTTTGAGCACTAACGTGAGGCGCCGGTACCCCTCCCTGAGGGCCTCGGCGAGAACCACTCCGCCACCCGCAGCCGGGCAGGAAACGCAACCCTGAGCACGCCGTGAAACCAGAAAACACTACTGCCCAGGGGCCCGCAGCGCTCGGGATCTCCGCCCCCgccgtgcgcgcgcgcgcacgcccCTCTCCCCCTGGACTGCCGTCGGAGGGAGCCGCGACCCGTGGCAGCTTCCGCGCCAGCAAGTTCCAGTTCCTTGCTCCACGGGGGAAGAAACTGTCCTCAGGTCCGGCGGCGGAGAAGGAAAGGTCCACTCTCTCTCCGAGGCCTGCAAAGGCGGGAAAGGCCCAAGGCCGCAGGTTCTGCTTTCAGGGTGCCCATAGGGGACGGGGTTGGGGGCGGCTTCACCTCCCGCACCCCGCGAGCCCCCTTTACGGTTCCAGGCCCCTGTCCTGGCGGCAAGTGCCAGGCACAGGGGCAAACAGCTGGCTAAGCGGGCCAGGGAGTTTTTCCGAGAGCCTCGTGGGAAGTTTCCTTTTGGAAAATTCCTTAGGGTGGACCATCTCGATTAGAAAAGCAGGGGGCTGGCCAACGGAGTTCCCGGAAAGATGTGCTCCCAGCCCAGCATCGGTGCACAGGAGGCCTATCAGGTGATGGCCGGGAGGAGCCAGGCCCCgggcccagccccaggccaccCTGACCCGGCTTGCACGCAGAACCCCGTGATGCCCCGGGCTCCGGCTGTTGGCCAGGCGTTGGGCCCACGCGCGGCGGCTGCCTCCTTGCCGCCCAGCGCCGATAAATCAGCCAAGTAATTACTAAATGTAAACTCCAGTTACTTAAGTGTCCTCCGAGGGGTAATATTGTCTATCCCTATAAATCCCGACTGCTCGCGCTCATCAGCGCTTCCGCCCAACGCGCTAGTACGTTCGATGGAGGCACACGACCCACAGGAAACACCCCACCGCCCCACGCCGCAGCCGCCTTTGGGATGGGAGGGGTCCCCACAGCGCTGGGGGCTTCCCCCAAGTTCTTACGGGGGGGGGCAGGTACCAAGGACCGCAGGAGACTGCAGCTCACCCTGCCCTCCTCCAAATAGAATCCTCTTTGAAAGGGCAAAGCCAAGTTCTCTAGCACCTTGCAGGGTATGTGTGATAAAATGTGTGTGACAGCTGTATGATACTGTATGGGTATGTATGAAGGTGTGTAAATGGGGAAGTGTGCGTATGTGAGGGTGTATGTGGAAGATAAGCGTGTCAGGGCATATGGGTGTTCCAGCTaccaggaagtgggggggggggtagtatgTGAGATACGGGTGTGTGAagttgtgtgttgtgtgcacgTGAAGATGTATGTGTGGGAaacgtgagtgtgtgtgtgtgggggggggggggtcttcagGGCCCCAAAGGCGCATTTCTATGGCATTTTGCACCACGCCCCGGAGGGACAGGACCCCTCCCCTCGTGGAAGGGCCACATTGAGCTGGGCCTGGTCGCCTCAATATCGGAGTAAATCCCACGTGCCCCCTCGCACGCCCGCGCTTCGGAGCACGGTGCGGGCTCTGCCaccaggtggggagggaagagccACCAGGGCGGCTCCAGCTCCGGCCCCCCTTCCCCATCGCCCTCCCCAAGTTCCCGGGGCCGGGCGAATGGGGGCTGCCGACCGTCCTGGGCTCCTTCCTGCTCCGACTGCTGCTGCTTCTGttccggggcggcggcggcggcggcgtctgGAGCGCGTTGCCGGTCCCGGCGGAGGGGCTGCGAGCGCGCTGGAGACTCCACCGTGTGGGAACCCAGCGCGGGGCCTGTGTGTGCTATCGAATTACTTATTcatagaaaaaaagggggggagagaaaaaaaagaagtcacatgTCCGGGTTATACGTATGCGaagagaagcagcagaaggagggaaaaattaaggcgagcaggaggaggaagagaagcagcGGCGgaagcggcggcggcgcgggaggcggcggcggcggcgcggccggGGACAGACACCCACCTGTATGAGTGCGCTTGTGGATCTTGAGGTTTTCCGAGCGCGCGAAGACCTTGCCGCAGCCCGGGAACGGGCAGGGAAagggcttctcgcccgtgtgcACGCGGATGTGGTTGATGAGCTTGTATTTGGCCTTGAAGGGCTTGCCCTCGCGCGGACAGTCCTCCCAGAAGCAGACGTGGTTGCTTTGCTCTGGGCCGCCCACGTGCTCCACCGTGACGTGGTTCACCAGCTCGTGCATGGTGCCGAAAGTTTTGGAGCAGGGCTTGGCGCCGCCGGCCGggggcggtggcggtggcggccCGGCCAGCTCCTCGGGGTCGATCCACTTGCAGATGAGCTCCTGCTTGATTGGCTGCCGCATGTAGCGCAGGAAGGCCCCGGCCgcccctgggaggtgggggtggtgctGGTGCGGGTGCTGCGCGggcgccggcggcggcggcggcggcggcgccggggGCGGCGCGTGGTGCTGCAGGTGGGGCCCCGGTCCGGCTGCCGCggcagcagcagccgccgccaGGTTCAGGTTTAAGTTCACGGCTCCGTAGCCGTGCAGGGCGGCGGCTGCAGCGGCCGCCACCGCCCCGTAGTGCGCATCCCCGGAGCGCGGCGCGAAGGGCGGCTCGGTACGTCCGTACAGCTCAGCCGCCGCGGCTGCTGCGGCCGCCGCCAGCCCCAAGCGCATCTGGCCGTTGAGCGGGTGCGGGTGGCCGCCGGGGGCTCCCGGAGCGTCGTGCAGCGCGGGGAAGAGCGCCGGGCCCCCGCCGCCGCTACCGTCCGGGCCCGCGTAGGTGCCGCTGGCCGAGATGAACATGCCAGCCGAGTGAGGAGGCGGGGCCGAGTGCTGGGGGGAGCCTGTGCCAGACCGCTGCTCCCCTCCAAGAGGGACCCCGTGCATGGCCGCCGCGGGGGCCGTGGCGGAAAGGTCCCTCCGGAGGACGAAGTCCCTGCTGTGGCCTttgccgctgctgccgccgccgccactgTCGGTGGCGGTGTAGCCcgagagggcaggaggagggggagggggaggaggagggggtgaaggggagggaggaagaggaggggctgggggcgggggcgcggagGGCTGCGCGCGGCCGCTGCCCCCGCCACCGAGGTAGGTGCTGGCGCCGGGGTGCGCGACCGAGGCTGCAGCGCGGGCGGCGGCCGCCGGCGCCTCGGGATGTGCCGGGAGCGCCTTTGAGGGAAGGCTGAGGCCGAGCGCGCTCGCCTGGGCCATGTGCTCGGGTCCGAGCGGAGTGATGGCCACGCCGGGGTCAGAGCTCAGGTCCCGAGGGCGGAGGTGCGTGGCTGTGGCGCGGAGTTGGGAGTGGGCGGGCGGGCTGGCCAGCGCCGGGAAGCCTGTCATATTCTGAAGCGGCCTGGCCTGAGCTGTTGCCAAATCCGCTAATCTCAGCGCTGGCGGGTTCCTCTTGCTCAAAGGGGGCTCCATCAGAACTACACAATCAGACCCATAGACCCTCACTGgggggacttttttttccctctgcccaccttcaaaaacatgtatatattaggctctctttaacttctttgtcCTGGCCTCCTAACTCTGCGTATTCCTGTTCCCACTCTGTCCTCCAGCGATTGGCAGAAAGAACACATTTGAGCTGCACAGTGGGACCGAGATTTTGGAAATGGCATGGGTGGGATTGGAGGGAACATCGTGATTGACAGCAGCCACGACTGCCGGATTGGCTCCCATTCAGGCCCTCGGCCCAGCGGGGATCCGCCCCCGTGCTCGCAGCATCCTTCGCTTTCGCTTcgcgccccctcctcccctggagCCCTACGTCCCCGCCTTCCAGGGGATGCCCAAGTTGCACTTGCAGAAAGTTTGTGCCGGGCCTGCGCGCGCAGCGCCCAGCGTTCCCATGACGCGCCTTTCGGAGAGCGTGCGCCGGCACGCGGCCGCAGGGCGCGGGGTGGGTAAGGGCTGAggaccacccccaccaccccaccccgggACAAAGGGGTTTGGGGGATAGCCCCCAACTTCAAAAACCTCCGCCTCACCGCACGCAGCGACTCCCCCAGCAGCATCCAAACACTTTCTACCTCCTCCGTTGGAAGAGCCCTGGGCTGCTCTCCGGAAGAGGAAGGTGAACCGTGTGCCGGTCGTCATACTTGTAGAGGTGATGCTAGAAACTTCTTATTTGGGAAGGACATCCAGTCTGCCGGGCGCTCAAGTAGAGCGCAGAATGAGGGAAGATATTAAAGTCTTATTGGTTGCAAAACAACTTAAGTGATTTGACTCCGCAAGACACCAGGTGAAGTCAAAATAAATCTTTCCCGAAAAGGAACCGTTTACCTCGACTTCTTAGCTCATGCAGTCCTTTTCAACGTGGTTCAAAGGAGTTGGCTTGAAGTGTAATCTCACTGATCGTCAGTTCTAGATCTGCCAGTTCCAATTAGATgtacgggggtgggggtgaggcaaCACCCGGCAGCGATTCTAACTTTTGCCTTTCTGAGATACAGTGGCAGGGCAGGCCAAACAGCAGCTCTCCAGAGGGAAGCGGCTAAATAAACAACATCCTTCACGCAGAATTCCTCTTTTCGGCCCAGAGAGTACTCCTTATGTGCGCCTCAGTTTCTTTGAAAGGGCCATAAATTAAAACTGAtccaataaaatgaatattttaaaatcaagcaATACCTTTGCTATGTATTTACTATTAGAATAATCTCTTACCTTGTCATTGTTTTCTAATATATTGATCTAGGAGGCGAGATGTCTTATTTGAAAACTGTAAACTGgccttggggtggggagggagtgagTCCCATCCTTTTCAAGGGATTTGTTATCAAATCACTTGACAAAAAGAGATAGGTTCCTGcatcatttgggggggggggagtagagaAATGTGGCATCCCCAAATTTCAGGGTTATTGCTGCCCCAAAGTGTCACTTCAGCTCTTAAAAAGAAAGCATCTTAAGATTTTGTGATGTTCCAAGATGTTCAAAAATTAAAGtcagggtttttaatttttattttgttgccttgcataaaattattcaaaaaaagtGTTATTgactaaaatgtgaatttttttcttggggGGAGGTACAAAAAACAAGTTACCAGCTTGATTCATTTGCAGTCCAAGTAAAAATAGACTGCATAAAGACATCATCTTAATGGTCCCGAG
It encodes the following:
- the ZIC5 gene encoding zinc finger protein ZIC 5, translating into MEPPLSKRNPPALRLADLATAQARPLQNMTGFPALASPPAHSQLRATATHLRPRDLSSDPGVAITPLGPEHMAQASALGLSLPSKALPAHPEAPAAAARAAASVAHPGASTYLGGGGSGRAQPSAPPPPAPPLPPSPSPPPPPPPPPPALSGYTATDSGGGGSSGKGHSRDFVLRRDLSATAPAAAMHGVPLGGEQRSGTGSPQHSAPPPHSAGMFISASGTYAGPDGSGGGGPALFPALHDAPGAPGGHPHPLNGQMRLGLAAAAAAAAAELYGRTEPPFAPRSGDAHYGAVAAAAAAALHGYGAVNLNLNLAAAAAAAAAGPGPHLQHHAPPPAPPPPPPPAPAQHPHQHHPHLPGAAGAFLRYMRQPIKQELICKWIDPEELAGPPPPPPPAGGAKPCSKTFGTMHELVNHVTVEHVGGPEQSNHVCFWEDCPREGKPFKAKYKLINHIRVHTGEKPFPCPFPGCGKVFARSENLKIHKRTHTGEKPFKCEFDGCDRKFANSSDRKKHSHVHTSDKPYYCKIRGCDKSYTHPSSLRKHMKIHCKSPPPSPGALGYSSVGTPVGAPLSPVLDPTRSRSSTLSPQVTNLNEWYVCQASGAPSHLHTPSSNGTTSESEDEEMYGNSEVPRTIH